The Stomoxys calcitrans chromosome 3, idStoCalc2.1, whole genome shotgun sequence genome includes a region encoding these proteins:
- the LOC106088351 gene encoding lysosomal aspartic protease, producing MLKSVVILVSVMLLAEATLVHIPLVKVKEQKNKANELRKLKAKYSDNFATQCSQLVEEKLFNYYDDSYYGKITIGTPPQEFLVLFDTGSSNLWVPGYPCSSENSACESHNTYDPTASSTYVENGESFSIQYGSGSLSGYLVQDTVTVEGLTIENQVFAAATSEPGDTFVYSPFDGIMGMAFKAIAVDGVTPPWYNMIQQNLVSTKVFSFHLMRNGTSDDGGVMVLGGNDPAHYTGDFTYVPVSQNGYWQFEMASANVNGVNLCDNCQAIADTGTSLIGVPTDVYETIQEAIGATYSDETNEYMLDCSSIGDLPVVTFTLGDGTFTLTGSDYVIQSDGLCASAFEDAGTDFWILGDVFIGKYYTTFDFGNDRVGFALAV from the coding sequence ATGTTGAAGTCAGTAGTTATTTTGGTGAGTGTGATGCTCCTGGCGGAGGCCACTTTGGTTCACATTCCCTTGGTGAAAgttaaagaacaaaaaaacaaggCCAATGAGTTAAGAAAATTGAAGGCCAAGTATAGTGACAACTTTGCAACTCAATGCAGTCAATTGGTGGAAGAGAAGCTATTCAATTATTATGATGATTCGTATTATGGAAAGATTACAATTGGCACTCCACCtcaagagtttttggttttgttcgACACCGGCTCCTCCAACTTGTGGGTTCCCGGTTATCCTTGCTCTTCGGAAAATTCCGCTTGTGAGAGTCACAATACCTATGATCCCACCGCTTCTTCGACCTATGTTGAAAATGGCGAATCCTTTTCTATTCAATATGGCTCCGGCAGCTTGAGTGGATATTTGGTACAAGATACCGTCACCGTCGAAGGACTGACAATTGAAAATCAAGTTTTTGCTGCTGCCACTAGTGAACCAGGCGATACCTTTGTGTACTCTCCCTTTGATGGCATAATGGGTATGGCCTTCAAGGCCATTGCTGTTGATGGTGTTACTCCGCCATGGTACAACATGATCCAACAAAATTTGGTCTCCACAAAAGTATTCTCCTTCCATTTGATGCGTAACGGTACCTCCGATGATGGTGGTGTGATGGTCTTAGGTGGCAATGATCCGGCCCATTACACTGGTGATTTTACCTATGTTCCCGTTTCCCAAAATGGTTACTGGCAATTCGAAATGGCTTCGGCCAATGTTAATGGTGTCAATCTATGTGACAATTGTCAAGCTATTGCAGACACTGGCACCTCGCTCATTGGTGTGCCGACTGATGTCTATGAAACCATTCAAGAGGCCATTGGAGCCACTTATAGCGATGAGACCAATGAATACATGTTGGACTGCTCATCTATTGGTGATTTACCTGTGGTTACCTTCACCTTGGGCGATGGCACTTTTACCCTGACTGGCTCCGACTACGTCATCCAGTCTGATGGTCTATGCGCTTCGGCTTTCGAAGATGCCGGTACTGACTTTTGGATTTTAGGCGATGTCTTCATTGGCAAATACTACACCACCTTCGATTTTGGGAATGATCGCGTGGGCTTCGCCTTAGCAGTTTAA
- the LOC106088353 gene encoding lysosomal aspartic protease-like, with protein MMKFFVFLTLAALASAELIRVPIHRQQNFKKTRGNVKAELDILRSKYNLIATSDESSNESSNESSDESTDESSIEEQLANTLNMEYYGIITIGTPPQDFLVLFDSGSSNLWIPSSQCYANNTACQTHSQYNSSASSTYIANGESFSIQYGTGSLTGFLSTDTVTVGGLAIQSQTFAEAMAEPGTSFVDSIFDGIMGMAYQTIAVDNVVPPFYNMFSQGLVDSAVFSFYLARNGTSINGGELILGGVDPSLYSGYLTYVNVSQQGYWQFEMESASISGYVACSSCQAIADTGTSLIVAPKYAFLVLNEVIGGTEGSDGNFYVDCASVSSLPTVELAIGGTLFSLTPDMYIINVNDDDTNYCMSAFTYMGTDFWILGDVFIGPYYTAFDLDNNRVGFAPVA; from the coding sequence ATGATGAAATTCTTTGTATTTTTAACCCTTGCTGCTTTGGCCAGCGCTGAATTGATCCGTGTACCAATCCACCGCCAGCAGAACTTCAAGAAGACCCGGGGCAATGTTAAGGCCGAATTGGATATCTTGCGCAGCAAATATAATTTGATCGCAACCAGCGATGAAAGCAGTAATGAAAGCAGTAATGAAAGCAGTGATGAAAGCACTGATGAAAGCAGTATTGAGGAACAATTGGCAAACACGCTGAACATGGAATACTATGGCATCATCACCATTGGCACTCCCCCACAAGACTTCCTGGTGTTATTCGATTCTGGCTCCTCCAACTTGTGGATTCCATCTTCGCAATGCTATGCCAATAACACCGCCTGCCAAACCCACAGCCAATACAACTCATCTGCCTCATCCACCTATATTGCCAATGGTGAATCCTTTTCCATTCAATATGGCACCGGTAGTTTGACTGGTTTTTTGTCCACCGATACCGTTACAGTCGGTGGATTGGCCATTCAATCACAAACTTTTGCTGAAGCCATGGCTGAACCCGGTACTAGTTTTGTTGACTCCATCTTTGATGGTATCATGGGTATGGCCTACCAAACCATTGCTGTCGATAATGTAGTTCCTCCCTTCTACAATATGTTCAGCCAAGGTTTGGTGGATTCCGCTGTATTCTCCTTTTACTTGGCTCGTAATGGTACCTCCATCAATGGCGGTgaattgattttgggtggtgttgaccCATCCCTGTACAGCGGTTATCTCACCTACGTTAATGTCTCCCAACAAGGATATTGGCAATTTGAAATGGAAAGCGCCTCTATTTCCGGTTATGTTGCGTGCTCCAGCTGCCAAGCTATTGCCGATACTGGCACATCATTGATCGTTGCCCCCAAATATGCTTTCCTCGTATTAAATGAAGTTATTGGTGGAACTGAAGGCTCTGATGGAAACTTCTATGTTGATTGTGCCAGTGTCTCCAGCTTGCCCACAGTCGAACTCGCCATTGGTGGCACCCTCTTCAGTTTAACCCCCGATATGTATATAATCAATGTCAATGATGATGATACGAACTACTGTATGTCTGCCTTCACCTACATGGGTACGGATTTCTGGATTTTGGGTGATGTCTTCATTGGTCCCTACTATACCGCTTTCGATTTGGACAACAACCGTGTTGGTTTCGCTCCAGTAGCTTAA